A stretch of the Proteus sp. ZN5 genome encodes the following:
- the pyk gene encoding pyruvate kinase, with translation MRKTKIVATLGPASCSEQMIEKLIMAGANVFRLNFSHGTREQHQATAATIRQVAEKHRVFIGILADLQGPKIRIANFKNDSIQLKQGDSFILNADLDSTLGDEQQVGLDYPQLVQEVTPGNILLLDDGNIQLQVSAVNNNKIETVVTVGGKLSNRKGINLLGGGLSAPALTDKDKQDIHTAAAIQADYIAVSFPRNGADIEYARGLVIAAGSHAKIVAKVERAEVVSCEENMDDIIKASDVIMVARGDLAVEIGDASLPGAQKQLIARCRALGCPVITATQMMESMIESPMPTRAEVMDIANAVGDGTDAVMLSAETAAGKYPVEAVSAMARVAEGAERSFAANAENPWQSPSYYSQTGRWIALAAATTAFHDDKHLSVAALTENGKSVTLLSRFMPNNNVYALTDNPALAGQLTVLRGVTPVAYQRQNNHDCDESIMQKLQTEGLLTDMNSLLITRLSTFEKTGESDCCHLVPVKQVEAVTA, from the coding sequence ATGCGTAAGACAAAAATTGTTGCGACTCTTGGCCCAGCTAGCTGTTCAGAACAGATGATTGAAAAGCTGATTATGGCAGGTGCTAACGTATTTCGTTTAAACTTTTCACATGGTACTCGCGAACAGCATCAGGCCACTGCCGCAACTATCCGTCAGGTCGCAGAAAAACATCGTGTATTTATCGGGATCTTAGCAGACCTACAAGGTCCGAAAATTCGTATCGCTAACTTTAAAAATGATTCAATTCAATTAAAACAAGGCGATAGCTTTATTCTAAATGCAGATTTAGACAGCACATTAGGCGACGAGCAACAAGTTGGTTTGGACTACCCACAACTTGTTCAAGAAGTCACACCAGGGAATATTCTGTTACTTGATGATGGCAATATTCAATTACAAGTCAGCGCCGTCAATAATAATAAAATAGAGACTGTCGTTACTGTTGGTGGAAAATTATCTAACCGTAAAGGTATTAACTTACTCGGTGGTGGTTTATCTGCACCGGCATTAACAGACAAAGATAAACAAGATATACACACAGCAGCCGCCATTCAAGCAGACTATATCGCTGTTTCATTCCCGCGTAATGGGGCAGATATTGAATATGCCCGTGGTTTAGTAATTGCAGCAGGAAGTCACGCCAAAATCGTTGCAAAAGTTGAACGTGCAGAAGTGGTTTCTTGTGAAGAAAACATGGACGACATCATTAAAGCATCTGATGTCATTATGGTGGCACGAGGCGATTTAGCTGTAGAAATTGGTGATGCCAGCTTACCGGGTGCACAAAAACAATTGATTGCACGCTGTCGCGCATTAGGCTGCCCTGTGATCACGGCAACCCAAATGATGGAATCAATGATTGAAAGCCCAATGCCAACCCGTGCAGAAGTCATGGATATTGCAAATGCGGTTGGTGATGGTACTGATGCCGTCATGTTGTCAGCTGAAACAGCAGCAGGGAAATATCCAGTGGAAGCCGTTAGTGCAATGGCTCGCGTGGCTGAAGGTGCAGAGCGATCTTTTGCGGCTAATGCTGAAAACCCATGGCAATCTCCGTCTTACTATTCACAAACTGGTCGTTGGATTGCACTAGCTGCTGCCACAACCGCTTTCCATGACGACAAGCATTTAAGCGTTGCCGCATTAACAGAAAACGGTAAATCAGTAACTTTATTGTCACGCTTTATGCCAAACAATAATGTATATGCATTAACAGATAATCCCGCACTTGCTGGTCAATTGACTGTATTACGTGGTGTAACGCCTGTGGCTTATCAACGTCAAAATAACCATGACTGTGATGAAAGCATCATGCAAAAACTGCAAACGGAAGGATTATTAACAGACATGAATTCACTCTTAATCACCCGTTTATCAACCTTTGAAAAAACCGGTGAAAGCGATTGTTGTCATCTTGTTCCTGTAAAACAAGTTGAAGCAGTAACGGCTTGA
- a CDS encoding MFS transporter, whose translation MAKQQKWKVFFLLFVTMFLLGGIQNTKGLILEQVQHDISLNMSQVGSLITFFQIGFLVASLLTGYFTDKKGLKVMMFIGSLMMAVGLTGTSLAFNVMLFFGFYLVIGLGIGSMLVSIVTVIPTFYKEKAGMMFNVSNAMFGVGMIVTPLILQYLFSHSISWRTFYVGVAVIVAVIILVLSTLKIESSAQVDMKFSDFLELLTQKSLLLVILFITLYVAAEAAFLNFFPIFYTSMDIGNMSNAQKAETAAYVISSFAFLFTIGRFIGGFINLALGDRKTLILFSLFSLIAIIVSRIFVQDVVYLFMVFGFALSVLFPTAAAVATKLTSKSGSVMGLIYVASGLGGALAGSLIGQVSESYNVSVGFNLIIVFVALFFIISLFIREQKQ comes from the coding sequence ATGGCTAAACAACAAAAATGGAAAGTCTTTTTCCTTCTGTTTGTCACGATGTTTTTACTCGGTGGCATTCAAAATACAAAAGGGCTGATCCTCGAACAAGTTCAACATGATATTTCATTAAATATGAGCCAAGTGGGCTCATTAATTACCTTTTTCCAAATCGGCTTTTTAGTCGCCAGTTTATTAACGGGCTATTTTACCGATAAGAAAGGGTTAAAAGTCATGATGTTTATTGGCTCATTAATGATGGCGGTTGGTTTAACAGGAACCAGCCTTGCTTTCAACGTGATGCTATTCTTTGGCTTTTATCTGGTCATTGGTTTAGGGATTGGCTCAATGCTTGTCTCTATCGTTACGGTTATTCCGACTTTCTATAAAGAGAAAGCAGGAATGATGTTTAATGTCTCTAACGCCATGTTTGGCGTAGGGATGATTGTTACGCCACTTATTTTACAATATCTATTCTCACACTCTATTTCATGGCGTACCTTTTATGTTGGGGTTGCCGTTATTGTTGCTGTGATTATTTTAGTATTAAGTACGCTAAAAATAGAAAGTAGCGCACAAGTCGATATGAAATTCAGTGACTTTTTAGAGTTACTGACACAAAAATCACTATTATTAGTTATCTTATTTATTACGCTGTATGTCGCTGCTGAAGCCGCATTCTTAAACTTCTTCCCTATTTTCTATACCTCTATGGATATTGGGAATATGAGTAACGCACAAAAAGCAGAAACAGCCGCTTATGTTATTTCTAGTTTCGCATTCTTATTTACTATTGGTCGCTTTATTGGTGGCTTTATTAACCTTGCACTGGGTGATCGCAAAACATTGATTTTATTTTCACTGTTCTCGCTTATCGCCATTATTGTTAGCCGTATTTTTGTGCAAGATGTTGTTTATCTATTTATGGTATTTGGTTTTGCATTATCGGTGCTATTTCCAACAGCCGCAGCGGTTGCCACAAAATTAACCAGCAAAAGTGGCTCGGTGATGGGACTTATTTATGTAGCTTCAGGATTGGGCGGTGCGTTAGCAGGTTCACTAATCGGTCAGGTTTCAGAAAGCTATAATGTTTCTGTTGGCTTTAACCTAATTATCGTATTCGTCGCCCTCTTCTTTATCATTTCTCTGTTTATTAGAGAACAAAAACAATAA
- a CDS encoding ABC transporter substrate-binding protein, giving the protein MRIKITLSLVCLLFSWLFITPVRSDEQPLVILTTLSDTPMRPLTEAFSARYPDTKVQVVYRRVAIATRMMKQYPTQPVDIVMSSSANFFHHLDREGLLARLPVKYETPKWLTRHSDILNDKITTVGYSGIGIMSNTQYLQKLGIPAPKSWVDLSDPIYQGHLTMTTPANSGTMQLMVENVLQEYGWERGWQILLETSGNLSSISARSSRVSDAIARGIVGAGPIIDNYAFNHQKRFDFVEFSYFDKSIILPAYVAIVAESSKRDTAAKFIAFLLSDEGQEIIYKSDMAKIPLSKEILRNNDELANNTEFILNSNEAYRRSEVVNALFDQMITHNFPLMRQVWNDIHEAERQENKTPERISAISKARKIASSVLISEKEANSPTLQALFMKEADQREYSDQALAVLYQWRTLEAERLEQALVLLKETKSP; this is encoded by the coding sequence ATGAGAATAAAAATAACACTAAGCCTCGTCTGTTTATTGTTTAGTTGGCTGTTTATCACACCAGTGCGTAGTGATGAGCAGCCACTTGTTATACTGACGACACTTTCAGATACACCAATGCGACCACTTACAGAGGCCTTTAGTGCGCGTTATCCCGATACTAAGGTGCAAGTGGTTTATCGTCGCGTCGCGATTGCGACACGGATGATGAAACAATATCCCACACAGCCTGTTGATATTGTGATGTCGTCATCGGCTAACTTTTTCCATCATCTAGATAGAGAAGGGCTACTAGCGCGATTACCCGTCAAGTATGAAACGCCAAAATGGTTAACACGTCATAGTGATATCTTAAACGATAAGATAACCACCGTTGGTTATTCAGGTATTGGTATTATGAGTAATACACAATACCTACAAAAACTCGGTATTCCTGCACCTAAAAGTTGGGTTGATTTAAGTGATCCGATTTATCAAGGGCACTTAACCATGACGACGCCGGCAAACTCTGGCACGATGCAATTGATGGTAGAAAATGTGCTACAAGAGTATGGCTGGGAGCGTGGATGGCAGATCTTACTCGAAACTAGTGGTAATCTTTCTTCCATTTCGGCACGTAGTTCACGTGTTAGTGATGCTATCGCCAGAGGCATTGTCGGCGCAGGGCCAATTATTGATAACTACGCTTTTAACCATCAAAAACGCTTTGATTTTGTCGAGTTTAGCTATTTTGATAAGTCGATTATTTTACCTGCCTATGTCGCCATTGTGGCAGAAAGCAGTAAAAGAGACACAGCAGCCAAATTTATCGCCTTTCTTTTATCGGATGAAGGACAAGAGATCATCTATAAAAGTGATATGGCAAAGATCCCATTAAGTAAAGAGATCTTACGTAATAACGACGAACTTGCTAATAACACGGAGTTTATTTTAAACAGCAATGAGGCTTATCGTCGTAGTGAAGTGGTTAATGCGTTATTTGATCAAATGATCACCCATAACTTCCCATTAATGCGCCAAGTTTGGAATGATATCCATGAAGCAGAAAGGCAAGAAAATAAAACGCCAGAACGCATTTCTGCGATTAGTAAAGCACGAAAAATAGCAAGTTCGGTGCTTATTAGCGAAAAAGAGGCTAATTCACCGACATTACAAGCATTATTTATGAAAGAAGCCGATCAGCGAGAGTACTCTGATCAAGCGTTAGCCGTTCTTTATCAATGGCGTACATTAGAAGCTGAAAGACTTGAACAAGCATTGGTTTTATTGAAAGAGACAAAATCACCCTAA
- a CDS encoding ROK family transcriptional regulator produces MTPNVPNTLRQMNASLVLNVIRHQGPLSRAQIAKISGITKATVSEIINDLLEEKIVYESGVSSPAGQGRKGILVNFDPQHSLGVSIDLGGTKIAYAVFNLDAELLYEYQEPTFDTDDREYFITQFAQSIENVIEKSGVDRQKINVIGVATPGIIDIKNGVVLEGSPNLPQWDNLPLAQQLTEKLNVPVVLENDIRAALVGEMWKGRCRHTHSCALIGIGTGLGSALLMDGKVIRGANNAAGEIGYMMFARDHLFRNWRNKGCFESFCSGSGLSERMTNLRGENLSAIEIIQASQQGDPLAQSLVEEMADYLAIGIMNLVAIANLEKVVLTGGITRSADTFLPRVQANLDRHLFANTKVNIELSELWEKGPLYGIAILALATVYPSIQFMPEIQLR; encoded by the coding sequence GTGACACCGAACGTACCCAATACATTACGGCAAATGAATGCCTCGCTTGTATTAAATGTCATTCGTCATCAAGGTCCTTTGTCACGGGCTCAGATAGCCAAAATTAGCGGAATTACAAAAGCGACGGTGTCTGAAATTATTAACGATCTCCTTGAAGAAAAAATCGTTTATGAAAGCGGTGTCAGTTCGCCAGCAGGGCAAGGTAGAAAAGGTATTTTAGTTAACTTCGATCCTCAACACAGTTTAGGTGTCAGCATTGACTTAGGTGGAACCAAAATCGCTTATGCGGTTTTTAACTTAGATGCCGAATTGTTGTATGAATATCAAGAGCCTACCTTTGATACGGACGATCGTGAGTACTTTATTACGCAATTTGCACAAAGTATTGAAAATGTGATCGAAAAAAGCGGCGTAGACCGTCAAAAGATCAATGTTATCGGTGTCGCCACACCAGGGATCATCGATATCAAAAATGGTGTTGTACTAGAAGGCTCCCCTAACTTACCTCAGTGGGATAATTTGCCTCTAGCACAACAGCTTACAGAAAAACTCAATGTACCCGTTGTACTCGAAAATGATATTCGTGCAGCACTTGTGGGTGAAATGTGGAAAGGCCGTTGCCGTCATACACACAGTTGTGCGCTGATTGGGATCGGCACAGGATTAGGCTCCGCCTTGCTGATGGATGGAAAAGTTATCCGCGGCGCAAACAATGCTGCTGGTGAAATCGGCTATATGATGTTTGCTCGTGACCATCTCTTTCGCAATTGGCGTAACAAAGGATGCTTTGAAAGTTTCTGCTCTGGCTCAGGTTTAAGTGAGCGAATGACAAACTTACGAGGGGAAAATCTTAGTGCAATTGAGATTATTCAAGCCTCACAACAAGGCGATCCACTTGCTCAATCCTTAGTTGAGGAAATGGCTGATTATCTTGCTATCGGCATTATGAATTTAGTCGCCATTGCAAATCTGGAAAAAGTGGTATTAACAGGTGGGATCACCCGCTCTGCTGACACCTTTTTACCGCGTGTTCAGGCAAATCTAGATAGACATTTATTTGCTAACACCAAAGTGAATATCGAGCTTTCTGAATTATGGGAAAAAGGCCCGCTTTATGGCATTGCTATTCTCGCCTTAGCGACGGTTTATCCATCAATTCAATTTATGCCCGAGATCCAATTGAGATAA
- a CDS encoding DksA/TraR family C4-type zinc finger protein, protein MASGWANDSAVQEQIDATIDDAIARARNQMAQGESAEFCDECGEPISPARQKAVPGVRYCLNCQEAFDKKNNTFSGYNRRGSKDSQLR, encoded by the coding sequence ATGGCGAGTGGATGGGCTAATGATAGTGCTGTTCAAGAGCAAATAGATGCCACCATTGATGATGCAATTGCAAGAGCTCGCAACCAAATGGCACAAGGTGAAAGTGCAGAATTTTGTGATGAATGTGGTGAACCAATCTCTCCTGCCCGGCAAAAAGCCGTTCCAGGTGTACGTTATTGTTTAAATTGCCAAGAAGCGTTTGATAAAAAGAATAATACGTTTAGTGGGTATAATCGTCGTGGTAGTAAAGATAGCCAACTCAGATAA
- a CDS encoding Rap1a/Tai family immunity protein, which translates to MKKGMLLKGLIGILLLFPLYSQAVTLSGYLEVKRLLALDHPSNKQLESVTQAYLNGIANGFNFYAVAVKIENQNNDDFRPLYCPPPKVEQNGDFMVKHIDAYLDKNPEVKKKQKETPLELIYILALQDAYPCHADGSL; encoded by the coding sequence ATGAAAAAAGGAATGTTATTAAAAGGGTTAATAGGAATACTATTGCTATTCCCACTGTATTCACAGGCAGTAACATTAAGCGGTTATCTTGAGGTAAAACGATTATTAGCTTTAGATCATCCTTCTAATAAACAATTAGAATCGGTGACACAAGCGTATTTAAACGGTATTGCGAATGGATTTAATTTTTATGCTGTTGCCGTAAAAATTGAGAATCAAAATAACGATGATTTTCGTCCTCTTTATTGTCCGCCCCCGAAAGTAGAACAAAATGGCGATTTTATGGTTAAGCACATTGATGCTTATTTAGATAAAAATCCGGAAGTGAAGAAAAAACAAAAAGAAACGCCATTGGAGTTAATTTATATTTTGGCATTACAAGATGCCTATCCCTGCCATGCTGATGGAAGTCTCTAA
- a CDS encoding pyridoxal-dependent decarboxylase, whose amino-acid sequence MKNQDLLGLSSANILNAEFEKKYHDVIAHFFSRDPKYWPIFQDKTIQSITQFRKTTTNDNDQLQRYSNGQQLFDRLMADTQIQQNINYPENDPNELLMLVSTLCKNWENPLAVENVIAMPSDPGVYGSILGLMGNPNMVYCEYSGVADALEKVTIKKVAKLVGYDPEVASGVFTQGGTMCNLYGYLFGLRKSMPNSKHLGMAADQDYRIINSQGGHYSNMTNLALLGVDVDNKTIRIKVSEDNTINLEHLERELRACFTVKCKVPTIMLTTGTTDTFGVDDVKGVCELRDRLCEEFEIPVKPHVHVDAAVGWPIIFFLEYDFSGNPLAINDVTLEGLRQNVEKFKHLKYADSITIDFHKWGYVPYTSSLVLVKNGNDFVALENDPENFTYFEHELEGQTHLQSTIECTRSGVGIFGAYSAMHYMGIEGYQTIIAHCLQNANYMRHQLLEMGNAKVIVPQNQGPSVGFKLYDPNLVKDPNVAFDLELTCSTDKEAYDFMVHNTQWHRKLFLQRGREGLFTNWVDSIACSKYAKNNRYVYLPGEKAVFMNPNTERAHIDNFMKILTEMSQNLSSKKAAKI is encoded by the coding sequence GTGAAAAATCAAGATTTATTAGGTCTATCTTCTGCTAACATTCTGAATGCGGAATTTGAGAAGAAATACCATGACGTTATTGCTCACTTTTTCAGCCGAGATCCGAAGTATTGGCCGATATTTCAGGATAAAACAATCCAATCGATTACACAGTTTAGAAAAACAACAACTAACGATAATGATCAATTACAACGTTACTCAAATGGGCAACAGCTATTCGATCGTTTAATGGCGGATACGCAAATTCAACAAAATATTAATTACCCAGAAAACGATCCTAATGAATTACTGATGTTAGTTTCGACACTGTGTAAAAACTGGGAAAACCCATTAGCTGTTGAAAACGTTATTGCAATGCCAAGTGATCCGGGTGTTTATGGTTCAATCTTAGGGTTAATGGGCAACCCTAACATGGTGTATTGTGAATATTCAGGTGTCGCTGATGCGCTAGAAAAAGTGACGATTAAAAAAGTCGCTAAATTGGTTGGTTACGATCCTGAAGTTGCATCTGGTGTGTTCACTCAAGGTGGCACCATGTGTAACTTATATGGTTATCTATTTGGTTTACGTAAATCTATGCCTAATTCTAAGCATTTAGGTATGGCGGCAGATCAAGATTATCGCATCATTAACTCTCAAGGTGGTCACTACTCAAACATGACTAACCTTGCACTGTTAGGTGTTGATGTTGATAACAAAACTATCCGTATTAAAGTGTCTGAAGATAACACCATTAATTTAGAACACTTAGAGCGTGAATTAAGAGCGTGCTTTACCGTTAAGTGTAAAGTGCCAACGATCATGTTAACTACTGGAACAACAGATACCTTTGGTGTGGATGATGTGAAAGGTGTTTGTGAGTTACGTGACCGTTTATGTGAAGAGTTCGAGATCCCTGTTAAGCCACATGTACACGTAGATGCCGCAGTGGGCTGGCCAATCATTTTCTTCTTAGAATATGACTTTAGCGGTAACCCGCTGGCAATTAACGATGTCACTTTAGAAGGTTTACGTCAGAACGTAGAGAAATTCAAACATCTAAAATATGCCGACTCTATCACTATCGACTTCCACAAATGGGGCTATGTACCTTATACCTCAAGCTTAGTACTGGTGAAAAACGGTAATGACTTCGTGGCACTGGAAAACGATCCTGAAAACTTCACCTATTTTGAGCATGAGTTAGAAGGGCAGACTCACTTACAATCTACTATTGAATGTACACGTAGTGGTGTGGGTATTTTTGGCGCTTATTCTGCAATGCATTATATGGGAATTGAGGGTTATCAAACCATTATTGCTCACTGCCTACAAAACGCGAACTATATGCGCCATCAACTATTAGAGATGGGTAACGCAAAAGTTATCGTTCCTCAAAACCAAGGACCAAGTGTTGGTTTTAAACTGTATGATCCTAATTTAGTAAAAGATCCTAACGTTGCTTTTGATTTAGAACTGACATGTTCTACAGATAAAGAAGCGTATGACTTTATGGTTCATAACACACAGTGGCATAGAAAACTTTTCTTACAGCGTGGTAGAGAAGGATTATTTACTAACTGGGTGGATTCTATTGCCTGCTCTAAATATGCGAAAAATAACCGTTATGTTTATCTTCCGGGTGAAAAAGCAGTATTTATGAACCCAAATACTGAACGTGCGCATATTGATAATTTTATGAAGATTTTAACTGAGATGAGTCAAAATCTGAGCTCGAAAAAAGCCGCAAAAATTTAA
- a CDS encoding MFS transporter, with amino-acid sequence MLSFFKTRKDLPLIEASSEKIRAIYKKHQWQVFFGLVLGYAMFYVVRMALGVVKKPMLDAGIVTTAELGLMGSAFFFTYAFGKFSNGFLSDYANIGRFMSISLIASSFVCIFMGMSTASLFFILLWGINGWFQSVGSAPSCVSIFQWFSPKQRGTVYSIWGGSRNIGEAITWILTATIVSFFGWRAGFIGAGIAGIAAGIILLMILKDRPRTYGLPDPATAYGEESEAVKSSDPKETRRAQLFVLKQPTVWIIAAACAAMYISRYAISSWAVLYLQGSKGYSLIDAGFAMSTYPIAGFFGAILAGMASDKLFNANRHIPTLIYGIANIAGFALMFWGPQSRVMDAVALSMVGFAMGGLVVFLAGLTACDLMPKNAVGAVKGFIGLFAYIAASAQELISASLIKVTQVGDITNYDFTTVQYFWIGSAIVSMILATLVWNAKKVTMD; translated from the coding sequence ATGCTAAGTTTCTTTAAAACCAGAAAGGATCTGCCGCTAATAGAAGCGTCAAGTGAAAAGATCCGCGCAATATATAAAAAGCACCAATGGCAGGTCTTCTTTGGTCTTGTTCTTGGTTATGCCATGTTCTATGTGGTTCGTATGGCACTCGGTGTGGTGAAAAAACCTATGCTGGATGCAGGTATCGTAACCACCGCTGAACTCGGTTTAATGGGTTCTGCGTTCTTCTTTACCTACGCATTTGGTAAGTTCTCTAACGGCTTCTTGTCAGATTATGCCAATATTGGACGCTTTATGTCCATCTCGTTAATTGCCTCATCCTTTGTTTGTATCTTCATGGGAATGTCAACGGCGAGCCTGTTCTTTATCCTGTTATGGGGTATTAACGGTTGGTTCCAATCTGTTGGTTCAGCACCTTCTTGTGTCTCCATCTTCCAGTGGTTCTCACCAAAACAGCGCGGTACGGTTTATTCCATCTGGGGTGGCTCGCGTAATATCGGTGAAGCAATTACATGGATCTTGACTGCAACCATAGTGAGCTTCTTCGGCTGGCGTGCAGGTTTTATCGGTGCCGGTATCGCAGGTATTGCTGCGGGTATCATCTTACTGATGATCTTAAAAGATCGTCCTCGTACTTATGGCTTACCTGATCCAGCAACTGCGTATGGCGAAGAGTCAGAAGCGGTTAAATCAAGTGACCCTAAAGAAACTCGCCGCGCTCAGTTATTCGTATTAAAACAACCAACAGTGTGGATCATTGCAGCAGCATGTGCGGCTATGTATATCTCTCGCTACGCAATCAGTTCATGGGCAGTGCTTTACCTACAAGGTTCAAAAGGTTACTCATTGATTGATGCTGGTTTCGCAATGTCTACTTACCCTATCGCTGGTTTCTTCGGTGCAATCTTAGCGGGTATGGCTTCTGACAAACTGTTTAACGCTAACCGTCATATTCCAACACTTATTTATGGTATCGCCAACATCGCTGGTTTTGCACTGATGTTCTGGGGCCCACAAAGCCGTGTTATGGATGCAGTTGCATTAAGTATGGTCGGTTTTGCAATGGGCGGCCTGGTTGTGTTCTTAGCAGGTTTGACCGCTTGTGACCTGATGCCGAAAAACGCAGTAGGTGCAGTAAAAGGCTTTATCGGACTGTTCGCTTACATTGCAGCATCAGCTCAAGAACTGATTTCAGCATCACTGATTAAAGTGACTCAAGTTGGCGATATCACTAACTACGACTTCACCACAGTACAGTATTTCTGGATAGGTTCTGCCATCGTTTCCATGATTTTAGCCACGCTAGTCTGGAATGCGAAAAAAGTTACCATGGATTAA